The following are from one region of the Nicotiana tabacum cultivar K326 chromosome 3, ASM71507v2, whole genome shotgun sequence genome:
- the LOC107788408 gene encoding putative ribose-5-phosphate isomerase 4, chloroplastic, whose protein sequence is MALAWALPSSASPFISSSTLQTQKQSYNFASSRNSFQRFVTRSSFSDPSAGLLLAAKHAVDSYVKSGMVIGLGSGHASALAIQYLGQQLRVGAIKDVTGIPTCVGSASEAAKAGIPLEQYNDGYKIDLAFDDADTMEEETLAAIIGRRKLQGDDSIIQEKIILEAADKLILIIKEKQFKSSVDGSIPVLIKSVNWLETAEELDDLFLGDAEVWRRPAIGYAGPLGGDFPLVTKEGHNILDVIFTSPMESLVEVAKTLDQIDGVVEHGVIFRNPCTAIIASENGLQIVDNTIQMESSNL, encoded by the exons ATGGCGTTGGCTTGGGCGTTGCCTTCTTCAGCATCACCATTTATTTCTTCTTCGACTCTGCAAACTCAAAAGCAATCTTATAATTTCGCCTCATCAAGAAATTCCTTTCAGCGCTTTGTTACTCGTTCCAGTTTCTCTGATCCCTCTGCTGGTCTCCTCTTAGCCGCCAAACATGCA GTGGATTCCTATGTGAAGAGTGGTATGGTAATTGGATTGGGTTCAGGTCATGCTTCTGCTTTGGCTATACAATATCTAGGTCAGCAACTTCGGGTTGGTGCTATAAAAGATGTCACTGGCATACCCAC ATGTGTTGGCAGCGCAAGTGAAGCAGCAAAGGCAGGAATACCCTTGGAACAGTACAATGATGGTTATAAG ATTGATCTGGCGTTTGATGATGCTGATACTATGGAAGAAGAAACACTTGCAGCAATCATTGGGCGTCGGAAACTGCAGGGTGATGATTCTATAATTCAAGAGAAG ATTATTCTGGAAGCTGCTGATAAACTGATACTTATTATAAAGGAAAAACAATTCAAAAGCAGTGTAGATGGTTCAATTCCAGTACTAATTAAATCT GTTAACTGGCTTGAGACAGCTGAAGAATTAGATGACCTCTTCCTAGGGGATGCAGAG GTTTGGAGGAGGCCAGCTATAGGGTATGCAGGTCCACTGGGAGGTGATTTCCCTTTAGTCACTAAAGAGGGGCACAACATTCTTGATGTCATATTTACATCTCCAATGGAAAGCCTTG TTGAAGTGGCTAAAACTCTCGATCAAATTGATGGTGTTGTGGAACATGGTGTTATCTTCAGGAACCC GTGCACAGCAATCATTGCCTCAGAAAATGGGCTGCAGATTGTTGATAATACAATTCAGATGGAATCAAGCAATCTTTAG